A genomic segment from Acipenser ruthenus chromosome 5, fAciRut3.2 maternal haplotype, whole genome shotgun sequence encodes:
- the LOC117402559 gene encoding high mobility group nucleosome-binding domain-containing protein 3-like isoform X3: protein MKFYFVLPANGRQGAELESEEVAEGKDSTKVIKPEATRRSSRILAQGPPQPKQEPKPKKPAAKKQAGEKAPAKGKKGGKKDNKPAEGTVPAENGETKTEEIHISRSSVSVSSSRSTPPSLLSVKGQAETVKVNKGREK from the exons ATGAAATTCTATTTTGTATTACCGGCCAATGGGCGACAAGGGGCAGAGTTGGAG TCTGAGGAAGTTGCTGAAGGCAAAGACTCAACAAAAGTAATAAAACCAGAG GCAACAAGAAGATCTTCAAGAATCTTGGCT CAGGGACCTCCACAACCTAAACAGGAGCCTAAACCTAAGAAGCCAGCTGCTAAG AAGCAAGCAGGAGAAAAAGCACCAGCAAAAGGCAAGAAAGGAGGTAAAAAAGACAACAAGCCAGCTGAAGGCACTGTGCCCGCTGAAAATGGGGAAACCAAGACTGAAGAG ATCCATATTTCTCGTTCCTCTGTTAGTGTGTCTTCATCTAGAAGTACTCCTCCCAGCTTGCTGTCAGTAAAAGGGCAAGCTGAAACAGTGAAAGTAAATAAGG
- the LOC117402559 gene encoding high mobility group nucleosome-binding domain-containing protein 3-like isoform X2, whose protein sequence is MRHGNPICLYYMKFYFVLPANGRQGAELESEEVAEGKDSTKVIKPEATRRSSRILAGPPQPKQEPKPKKPAAKKQAGEKAPAKGKKGGKKDNKPAEGTVPAENGETKTEEIHISRSSVSVSSSRSTPPSLLSVKGQAETVKAEKNESTGDKKE, encoded by the exons ATGCGACACGGTAACCCAATCTGTTTGTACTACATGAAATTCTATTTTGTATTACCGGCCAATGGGCGACAAGGGGCAGAGTTGGAG TCTGAGGAAGTTGCTGAAGGCAAAGACTCAACAAAAGTAATAAAACCAGAG GCAACAAGAAGATCTTCAAGAATCTTGGCT GGACCTCCACAACCTAAACAGGAGCCTAAACCTAAGAAGCCAGCTGCTAAG AAGCAAGCAGGAGAAAAAGCACCAGCAAAAGGCAAGAAAGGAGGTAAAAAAGACAACAAGCCAGCTGAAGGCACTGTGCCCGCTGAAAATGGGGAAACCAAGACTGAAGAG ATCCATATTTCTCGTTCCTCTGTTAGTGTGTCTTCATCTAGAAGTACTCCTCCCAGCTTGCTGTCAGTAAAAGGGCAAGCTGAAACAGTGAAA
- the LOC117402559 gene encoding high mobility group nucleosome-binding domain-containing protein 3-like isoform X4: MPKRRSEEVAEGKDSTKVIKPEATRRSSRILAQGPPQPKQEPKPKKPAAKKQAGEKAPAKGKKGGKKDNKPAEGTVPAENGETKTEEIHISRSSVSVSSSRSTPPSLLSVKGQAETVKAEKNESTGDKKE, from the exons ATGCCGAAGAGGAGG TCTGAGGAAGTTGCTGAAGGCAAAGACTCAACAAAAGTAATAAAACCAGAG GCAACAAGAAGATCTTCAAGAATCTTGGCT CAGGGACCTCCACAACCTAAACAGGAGCCTAAACCTAAGAAGCCAGCTGCTAAG AAGCAAGCAGGAGAAAAAGCACCAGCAAAAGGCAAGAAAGGAGGTAAAAAAGACAACAAGCCAGCTGAAGGCACTGTGCCCGCTGAAAATGGGGAAACCAAGACTGAAGAG ATCCATATTTCTCGTTCCTCTGTTAGTGTGTCTTCATCTAGAAGTACTCCTCCCAGCTTGCTGTCAGTAAAAGGGCAAGCTGAAACAGTGAAA
- the LOC117402559 gene encoding high mobility group nucleosome-binding domain-containing protein 3-like isoform X5, which produces MPKRRSEEVAEGKDSTKVIKPEATRRSSRILAGPPQPKQEPKPKKPAAKKQAGEKAPAKGKKGGKKDNKPAEGTVPAENGETKTEEIHISRSSVSVSSSRSTPPSLLSVKGQAETVKAEKNESTGDKKE; this is translated from the exons ATGCCGAAGAGGAGG TCTGAGGAAGTTGCTGAAGGCAAAGACTCAACAAAAGTAATAAAACCAGAG GCAACAAGAAGATCTTCAAGAATCTTGGCT GGACCTCCACAACCTAAACAGGAGCCTAAACCTAAGAAGCCAGCTGCTAAG AAGCAAGCAGGAGAAAAAGCACCAGCAAAAGGCAAGAAAGGAGGTAAAAAAGACAACAAGCCAGCTGAAGGCACTGTGCCCGCTGAAAATGGGGAAACCAAGACTGAAGAG ATCCATATTTCTCGTTCCTCTGTTAGTGTGTCTTCATCTAGAAGTACTCCTCCCAGCTTGCTGTCAGTAAAAGGGCAAGCTGAAACAGTGAAA
- the LOC117402559 gene encoding high mobility group nucleosome-binding domain-containing protein 3-like isoform X1 → MKFYFVLPANGRQGAELESEEVAEGKDSTKVIKPEATRRSSRILAQGPPQPKQEPKPKKPAAKKQAGEKAPAKGKKGGKKDNKPAEGTVPAENGETKTEEIHISRSSVSVSSSRSTPPSLLSVKGQAETVKAEKNESTGDKKE, encoded by the exons ATGAAATTCTATTTTGTATTACCGGCCAATGGGCGACAAGGGGCAGAGTTGGAG TCTGAGGAAGTTGCTGAAGGCAAAGACTCAACAAAAGTAATAAAACCAGAG GCAACAAGAAGATCTTCAAGAATCTTGGCT CAGGGACCTCCACAACCTAAACAGGAGCCTAAACCTAAGAAGCCAGCTGCTAAG AAGCAAGCAGGAGAAAAAGCACCAGCAAAAGGCAAGAAAGGAGGTAAAAAAGACAACAAGCCAGCTGAAGGCACTGTGCCCGCTGAAAATGGGGAAACCAAGACTGAAGAG ATCCATATTTCTCGTTCCTCTGTTAGTGTGTCTTCATCTAGAAGTACTCCTCCCAGCTTGCTGTCAGTAAAAGGGCAAGCTGAAACAGTGAAA
- the LOC117402580 gene encoding lebercilin-like isoform X2 — MPKDLDLVTKRMLSARLLKINELKNEMSEQQLRLEELQKENKALRLLQHRQEKALNKFEDTESEIAQLISSHNNELRTLRERLRKSQEKERTTERRLKDSEEELYRTKSSLLKLRKLAEDKQLAERDVLARKLSLADTRLEDNDRRIKDLEKNLELSNSSFQRQLAAEKKKAHEAQEEVKNMRDELERLNHKLKEKEKELDSKNIYANRMLKPSPKKDTDITPRKKAPNHNTTKGVQTDENLLAIEFPPPPPAITDGTIYPEEDDYFSLKDMSHQAIQGRATVSGPSVRKTPQRKIIKEQDNKEQEEREAAERLRVAKERQEREKEREEKLRRDQEQHALEEKARRLREEWEREEMERKRREKELYQQQDERERKLKDQDQQSLEEERRKKDLLLARMREVDLEAQGPDIFSDFSSTKPATHSQPNQTPNILKFSESVNNLNNGVPTHRSSDSIKKPDSSGRRAIKTVDSSEDLTFGSYAPSFGKTSGRTGLSSKKSESPEEKDKDNIDTAFGNNKKSNLMQQLFGASANAEISTLEILHLPAANKTSQNKGGALPWEKSSPAKKKDNYPFFNEGKTVSSNKGRPHIAADRPAVRAISSLEDELEEVVL; from the exons ATGCCCAAGGACCTGGACCTGGTGACTAAACGCATGCTGTCTGCGCGGCTTCTGAAGATAAATGAACTGAAGAACGAGATGTCGGAGCAGCAGCTGCGCTTGGAGGAGCTGCAGAAGGAGAACAAGGCGCTGCGTCTGCTGCAGCACCGGCAGGAGAAGGCTCTCAACAAGTTTGAGGACACGGAGAGCGAGATTGCGCAGCTCATATCCAGCCACAATAACGAATTGCGCACGCTCAGGGAGCGGCTGCGCAAGTCGCAGGAGAAGGAGCGCACCACTGAAAGGCGGCTCAAGGATTCAGAGGAGGAGCTGTATCGCACCAAGTCCTCCCTGCTGAAACTACGCAAACTGGCAGAGGACAAGCAGCTGGCAGAGAGGGATGTGCTGGCCCGGAAATTGTCCCTGGCTGACACACGACTGGAAGACAACGACAGGAGGATTAAG GATCTGGAGAAAAACCTGGAGTTGAGTAACAGTAGTTTTCAGAGGCAGCTTGCAGCAGAGAAGAAGAAAGCACATGAAGCTCAGGAGGAGGTCAAAAACATGCGGGACGAACTGGAGCGACTCAACCACAAACTCAAG GAAAAGGAAAAGGAACTTGATTCAAAAAACATCTATGCTAATCGAATGCTGAAACCATCTCCGAAGAAAGACACTGACATCACCCCAAGAAAGAAAG CACCAAACCACAACACTACAAAAGGAGTGCAGACTGATGAGAACTTGTTGGCTATTGAGtttcctcctccacctcctgcTATTACTGACGGGACAATATATCCAGAAGAAGATGATTATTTTTCATTGAAG GATATGAGCCATCAAGCAATACAGGGCAGAGCAACAGTCTCTGGTCCATCAGTGAGAAAGACACCACAACGCAAAATTATAAAG GAGCAAGATAACAaggagcaggaggagcgggaggcAGCGGAGCGCCTGCGAGTGGCCAAGGAGAGGCAGGAgcgggagaaggagagagaggagaaactgaGGAGGGACCAGGAGCAGCATGCACTGGAGGAGAAAGCCAGGAGGCTCAGGGAAG AGTGGGAGAGGGAAGAAATGGAACGAAAGAGGAGAGAAAAGGAACTGTACCAGCAGCAGGATGAGAGGGAGAGGAAGCTGAAGGATCAGGACCAGCAGAGCCTGGAGGAAGAGCGGCGCAAGAAGGACCTGCTCTTGGCCAGGATGCGGGAGGTTGACCTCGAGGCCCAGGGCCCTGATATCTTCTCAGATTTCTCCAGCACCAAACCGGCCACCCACTCCCAGCCAAACCAAACACCGAACATCTTAAAGTTCTCTGAGTCGGTGAACAACCTCAACAACGGCGTTCCAACTCACAGAAGCAGTGATTCCATCAAGAAGCCTGACTCTTCCGGTCGCAGAGCCATCAAGACCGTGGACTCCAGTGAAGACCTCACCTTTGGCAGCTACGCTCCTTCTTTTGGGAAGACGTCCGGAAGGACTGGGCTCTCAAGCAAAAAGAGTGAAAGCCCTGAAGAGAAGGACAAGGACAACATTGACACTGCTTTTGGGAATAACAAGAAATCAAATCTGATGCAACAGTTGTTTGGTGCCAGTGCCAATGCTGAAATCTCTACTTTAGAAATTTTGCATCTGCCTGCAGCAAACAAGACCTCTCAGAACAAAGGTGGAGCCCTCCCGTGGGAGAAAAGCAGCCCAGCCAAGAAGAAAGATAACTATCCATTCTTTAATGAGGGCAAAACAGTAAGCTCCAACAAGGGCCGTCCACACATTGCAGCAGACAGACCTGCAGTAAGGGCCATCAGTTCTTTAGAGGATGAATTAGAAGAAGTTGTACTTTAA